Genomic DNA from Haloplanus aerogenes:
GGTGGGCGACCGGCTTCTTCGGGTACTTCACCATCCTGCTGATCGGTGGTGTGCTCAACTCGCCGGAAGCCTACGGACTGAGCTTCCCGATGTTCGAGACGACGGTCGGCGTCGTCGGAAGCGCACCGGGTGGCTACGCGCTGTGGGTCTTCGCACTCGTCGTGCAGATCTACACGATGTACCGCTCGGCCACCGCGAAGCTGAACGCCTCCGGCACCGTCGACGGGGCGGACGCCGCCAAAGGCTTCCTCTCGTAACGACCACCGACCAACCGTTTTTATTTATTTGCGTCGTCAACTGAGCCTATGGCATCCGAGACGCGCCCGTCAGGGCGTCCGTTCGAGACGCTACTGCGCTTTCTGGTCGCCTATCGGCTGTTCGTCTATCTCGGTGGGCTGATCGCCATCGGCATCCCACTCGCACTCCGGCGGGCCTTCGAGATAGGACTCTCTCCGGGTGCGCGGACCGCCATCGTCGTCGCGAGTCTCGCGGTGATGATCGTGACGTACATCGGGGAACGGCGGGTCGGCCGCGACCACGCGGAGGCCGGCACCGGCGCCGACGACCCGACGGAGTCGTACTCGCTCCGCCTCCGTGCGTCCGTCGCGACCGCCGTCTTCGGGCTCGCCGTCGGCATCTACGTCGCCCTCGAGGTCAGTCGGGGTGCCGGCGTGTTCTTTATCCTCGGTGCATTCCTCTTCGCGTACATGGGCTACCGCACCGAACTGGAGGGCGCGAATGGCATCTGACTCCGACGACGTCGACGCTGTGGAGTTCGAGAATCCCGAGGTCGACGACGCCCACCCCGACGAGTTCGAGGATCTGCCGTCGACCGACATCGAAACCGAACTCCACGTTCACTTCGGTATGGCTGGCTCCTTCCCGCTTCGTCTCGTCGATATGTTCTTCGCGGACGACGGCCTCCACATCGCGGAGTACAGCTACATCACGCCGATGTTCGGGCTTGGATTCAAGAAACACCACCGCGAGGCCAGTGCGATGCAGCAGGTGTACGACGTCCACGGCATCGACGAGGTGCTCCTCCAGGCCGACACCGTCCACTGGCTGAACTACGAGGCGATCGATCGAGTGGTCCTCCACCGCGGCGGATTCATGGGCCGGCCGAAACTCACCGTCTATCCGGCCGACGGGTCGCGCTCGCACGCGATCAGGCTCCACGAAGAGGACGACCCCGACTCGCTCGCCGAGTCGCTTCGGGAAGTCGCCGAGGGGCGGCCTTTCGACGTCGTCGTCGAGGCTGGCTCCGGCCTCGATCCGCGCGAGAACGTCGAGCGATTCTTCAGCTAACCCACCGCTCGCGGGCGCGAAGCCACCCGTGGGCGAGTGCCCCGAGACAGACACCGACGACGTAGAGCCCGATCAGCACGAGCGAGAGGGTCGCCCGCTGGCCGCGCCCCGTCGCCGCTCGCCGCCGGTCGGCGAGGGAGCCACAGCGGTCGACCAGCCCACGGACGAGGCGCGTCGGGACTGCCTCCGGGTGGCGGTCGAGCGTCGCCGCGATGGGGGGACTCGTCGCGTCGTAGACGCGGAGCAACGTCCGCCCGGTGGGGGAGGGCCGCATCACGTCGGCACGGAACCCTCGGAGCGAGTCGAGCGTCGGCCCCTCGCCGGCGGTCGCCGTCGTGATGAAACAGTTCGAGTGGTGCTGGGTGATCTTGACGCGGCCGATGTTCTCCTTCCGGTAGCGCGTGGTTTCGGACGCCGGAAACTCGTGATCCTCGCAGACGAGATACTCCGTCTCGGTGTGGCGGATAAACACATCGTCGTGGTCGATCTCTTTGCCGCTCTCGGTCACCAGATGGATGTGTTTGTCCCGTCCGTCGCCGACGCCGATCTCCGAGAGGGGACGGTCCCCGTCGTCGTCGGCGTCCGCTGACTCCGTTCCCGTGTCCGTCTCCGACCCGTCCTCAGTGCTCATAGGTA
This window encodes:
- a CDS encoding CFI-box-CTERM domain-containing protein, with the protein product MSTEDGSETDTGTESADADDDGDRPLSEIGVGDGRDKHIHLVTESGKEIDHDDVFIRHTETEYLVCEDHEFPASETTRYRKENIGRVKITQHHSNCFITTATAGEGPTLDSLRGFRADVMRPSPTGRTLLRVYDATSPPIAATLDRHPEAVPTRLVRGLVDRCGSLADRRRAATGRGQRATLSLVLIGLYVVGVCLGALAHGWLRARERWVS